The Argentina anserina chromosome 3, drPotAnse1.1, whole genome shotgun sequence genome includes a region encoding these proteins:
- the LOC126787606 gene encoding protein GRAVITROPIC IN THE LIGHT 1-like: protein MAAKVSNFTDLVQRVAASCLLHPLGSGRINGAFSVNGAGDEDDFSELELDEPEEEVKEEEEIGGNGGGFRVREEEGSRKEVMEIEMAMWEVFDAVSAMKRAYAGLQKAHSPWDPEKMRVADVAVVGELRKLGVLRERFRRRCSSLGGYRGGGAMAGGTLMREVVAPYEAAVDELKKEVKAKEVEVDNLKEKLSSVVNGSNGHNGKKGRSISRRKVGCSQLQVVAAPAPDLFESTMSQVKEASKSFTSLLFSLMRAAHWDIAAAVHSIEAATVTATTTTSINTSSIVTTTQNGNAKYALQSYISSKMFQGFDHETFYMDGSLSSLLNPDQYRRDCFTQYHDMKAMDPAELLGILPTCAFGKFCSNKYLAIVHPKMEESLFGDLDQRRQVLDGNHPRSEFYSQFLGMAKSVWLLHLLAFSLDPTPSQFEATRGAEFHPHYMESVVKFSGARVPLDQVVGFPVSLGFKLGNGSIIKARVYLVSRD from the exons ATGGCGGCAAAGGTTTCGAATTTCACTGATTTGGTTCAGAGGGTGGCGGCTTCCTGCTTGCTGCACCCACTTGGCTCCGGCCGGATTAATGGTGCATTCTCTGTGAATGGCGCCGGAGACGAGGATGATTTTAGTGAGCTTGAGTTAGATGAGCCGGAGGAGGAAGtgaaagaagaggaggagattGGTGGTAATGGAGGAGGGTTTAGGGTCCGGGAGGAGGAGGGGTCAAGGAAGGAGGTAATGGAGATAGAGATGGCAATGTGGGAAGTGTTTGATGCAGTTTCGGCAATGAAGAGGGCTTATGCTGGCCTGCAGAAGGCGCATAGCCCGTGGGACCCTGAGAAGATGAGGGTGGCCGATGTGGCGGTGGTGGGGGAGCTGAGGAAGCTCGGAGTGTTGAGGGAGAGATTTAGGAGGAGATGTTCTAGCTTGGGAGGTTATAGAGGTGGAGGAGCCATGGCGGGTGGTACGCTGATGAGGGAGGTCGTGGCGCCATATGAGGCCGCGGTGGATGAGCTGAAAAAGGAGGTCAAGGCTAAGGAAGTGGAGGTTGATAACCTCAAGGAAAAGCTCAGCAGTGTTGTTAATGGCTCCAATGGGCATAATGGCAAGAAGGGCAGATCAATCTCAAGGAGGAAGGTAGGTTGCAGTCAACTTCAAG TTGTAGCTGCTCCAGCACCAGATTTGTTTGAGTCAACCATGAGCCAAGTGAAAGAGGCATCAAAGTCCTTCACTTCACTACTCTTCTCTCTCATGCGTGCCGCTCATTGGGACATTGCAGCAGCTGTGCATTCCATTGAAGCTGCCACTGTCACTGCCACTACCACAACATCAATCAACACATCTTCCATTGTCACAACAACGCAGAATGGCAATGCCAAGTATGCTCTCCAGTCCTACATTTCCAGCAAAATGTTCCAAGGTTTTGATCACGAGACATTCTACATGGATGGTAGCCTCTCTTCACTTCTCAACCCGGATCAGTACCGCCGGGATTGCTTCACTCAATACCATGACATGAAGGCCATGGATCCTGCAGAGCTTCTTGGAATTTTGCCCACGTGTGCCTTTGGCAAGTTCTGCTCAAACAAGTACTTGGCAATAGTTCATCCCAAGATGGAAGAGTCATTATTCGGAGACTTGGATCAGCGACGGCAGGTCTTAGATGGAAACCACCCTAGGAGTGAGTTTTACAGCCAGTTCTTGGGAATGGCTAAGTCAGTCTGGTTACTGCACTTGCTGGCCTTCTCTCTTGACCCAACACCTAGTCAGTTTGAGGCTACCAGAGGTGCTGAGTTTCATCCACACTACATGGAAAGTGTTGTCAAGTTTTCAGGTGCACGGGTTCCTTTGGATCAGGTTGTCGGGTTTCCTGTAAGTCTTGGGTTCAAGCTTGGGAATGGGTCTATTATCAAAGCCAGAGTTTACCTGGTTTCCAGGGATTAG